The stretch of DNA CGGAAAGGAGGCTTCGCCAAACGGCCTCGCGCAGATGGGGCGAATAAATCCCCCCGCTGGTGCCGTACCAATAGGCGGTATTGCACTGGGCCTCGTGCAGGTGCCGCTGGATCTCGGCCCGGTGGGGATGGTCAGAGGGCAGCCGCCGCTTCAACCATAACCCCTTTTTATGCATCAAATTGGATTCCAGGTAGCGGGCACGGAAACCCGCCCATGAACCGGCGCGGAAATAAGGCAGGAATTGGTCGGCATCGAAGCGGGCCTGCAGATTCTGCCGTGCCTGTTGGAAAGCCAGGCGGGTTTCATCCGGCAATGACCACACCCCCAATTCCTTCGACACCCCCGGGGGCAGGTAGCAATGCCCGGTGGGCGGGTTGGCGGCGAGTGTCTCGGAGAAGAAACCGAGACGGATCCAGTCGGCCTGTTCGCAGAAACGGGCCAGGAGCTGGCGCAGATGGCCGGAGTCGAGCAACCGCTCGCGGCTTCCCGGCCAAACCGACCAACGCTCGGCCTGGTCGGCACAGGTCAGGGCGATGTCGCCCCGGTTGGCCATGCGACGGAGGAAGGCGAACAACTCATCCGCCGGTGCAAAGGGGATCATCCGCAACAAAGTATCGTCGTTGGGGAAGAGGCGGCAGCAGTCGCCCATATGCTCGGTGACGAGATGGCCATGGAGTGCGCCGCCCGGAACCCCGGCCTGGAGGAGGCGATCGCGGGTGACCACGGTGTAGGCCAGTCCGGCTTGGGCAAGGGTGCGGGGCAGATCGGTGGCCCAAACTCCCTCCGCCAACCAAAGCCCGGCAGGCCGCAGGCCGCGGGCGCTCCACCAATCCCGTGTGAGGGCCAGCTGGCCAAGGCGGTCGTCGTCTTCCAGGTCGGCCAGGATCGGCTCGTAGAATCCAGTGGCCAGGATCTCGACCCGCCCTTCACCGGCCATTCGCTGGAGGATTTCCAGGTACTCTGGGAAGTTTTCCGCCAGATAAAGGAGAAGGGGGCCCGAGTAGGAAAGATTGAACTTCAGGGGGGAGGCCTCTTCGAGCAAACGCAGCAACGGAAGGTATCCATGACGGCAGCAATCCTCCAGGACCCCGGGCAGGTTGCCGAAGGGTTGGTGGTGGTGCAGGGCCAGATGGAGGGTGACAATACGCGAGGCCATGGCGTGCAATCAGATGAACCAATGGTTCAGGGTGAAACCCGGACTGGGTCCTTCAAATTCAATGAAGCCCCGTTCGGGGTAGCGTTCCTTTTCCACGCCGTCTTTCCAAATCTGGACAAAAAAGGCGACTTTTTCACCCCGGTCTTCCAATCCGATCGCGTTGAGGCCGATGGACAATTCCATCCGGTCCCCCCAACCGACCTCAACCATTCCTTCCTTCCTCACCTCGAAATGGACTCCATCCGGGCTGGCTTCCCACGACCCGCCTCCGTCCCGCAGGACCCGGGCCCGGGCGTGGCACGGACGACAGAAGACCGCCATGATCTCATCGGGTTGCCCCGCACCAAAGTCGACCCGGAGGTAGAACCGCCCCCGGTCGAACCCGTAGTGGATGTCGGAAACCATGCGGTCCGCCTGGAACATGGCCGTCTGTTGTTGGTGCACCAGGACGCGACCACTGCCCAGCCAGTCAAAATAACCCAGGGCCCAGCCGTCGATGCGGGGGGAAATGAAGGCCGTCGGACGGGTGAACCCGGCGGGACGTCCGCGTTGGCGCACCGGCACCTCGAGATACTGCGGAGGCGGACACCCCAGCAGGAGGTAGACATTCTGCAGGTGCAAACGGAAAAGCTCGTCGAAGAGCATGTCCGAATCATTCTGGAAATCCGGTCCGTACCACCAGAACCAATCGCTGCCCTCGGCGGCATAGATCTCCAGCCAGGCGCGATCCGCCACCGCCGGGTCCAGGGCGTGCTCGCGCTGGTGGCGCAGGAGGAACTCGCGCGTTTGGGCCACCAGGTCCCAGGCGTTGTTTTCCTCGGGATCGCCGATCCAGATGTCAAAGTTCCCCCCGATCCATGAGCCACTGTGCAGGCGGGTGATTTCCGGCTCTCCGGCGGAGGCATCCATGACCCCGCCCAGCAGGCAGGTGTTGAGCC from Candidatus Methylacidiphilales bacterium encodes:
- a CDS encoding alpha-amylase/4-alpha-glucanotransferase domain-containing protein, producing the protein MASRIVTLHLALHHHQPFGNLPGVLEDCCRHGYLPLLRLLEEASPLKFNLSYSGPLLLYLAENFPEYLEILQRMAGEGRVEILATGFYEPILADLEDDDRLGQLALTRDWWSARGLRPAGLWLAEGVWATDLPRTLAQAGLAYTVVTRDRLLQAGVPGGALHGHLVTEHMGDCCRLFPNDDTLLRMIPFAPADELFAFLRRMANRGDIALTCADQAERWSVWPGSRERLLDSGHLRQLLARFCEQADWIRLGFFSETLAANPPTGHCYLPPGVSKELGVWSLPDETRLAFQQARQNLQARFDADQFLPYFRAGSWAGFRARYLESNLMHKKGLWLKRRLPSDHPHRAEIQRHLHEAQCNTAYWYGTSGGIYSPHLREAVWRSLLSAQSLALQGQPAQIVVADSDADGSPEVLLESPTTALAWSSARGGALFEWSHLGTGFNLCNTMTRYRESGPGPAPEGGAAAVVDPWTRHAFQEIFFRKQTTVEELATGRATELGDFIGQPFECLQEKTADGGHLVVFLRRGSVKMTAPVPVKMQKSFLWHPERPDELRIAYRLENQGKLSVQAVLGVQVNLALPGGDEHMQWVVGEQVYAAGHSWYEGAATVWRARSVPGTPSFHFQADRPLLLWSYPVVCNSAEGTTPIRQGSAVVSGIPLHLAPGEADTVTFCARWSVV